A region from the Arachis ipaensis cultivar K30076 chromosome B01, Araip1.1, whole genome shotgun sequence genome encodes:
- the LOC107638346 gene encoding transcription termination factor MTEF1, chloroplastic-like, producing the protein MRGSYNKNLFLYHLTVITRTSSPSFLIPSPSSLFRAPNYATVTETPEIQSFTVNYLVNNCGFLPDSALKASKYVLFKTPEKPDSVIALFRSFGFSDLQIHNVIRKSPGILVSKPKETILPKLEFLISKGASKSQLARIIDLNPLILKRSLEKHLIPAFDLLNNFIRSEERTVASILRAGQILTSSRSLRNINMLVDIGVREKSMARLIRQWPWLLICNSEVRLKSMVDEVIKMGVDPNKANFVPALYATYLPKSMWDKKVELFKRFGLTDDNILEAFVKHSCCMLISMQKTEACIEFFVKELSWKPVDVTNYPVLLSLNLEKRVVPRAAVMKILMANGAISSGKHLLAYTASEERFFKKYVNRGKDQAPELLKLYREKMNLPVMDSKLKS; encoded by the coding sequence ATGAGGGGATCTTATAACAAAAACCTGTTCTTGTACCACCTCACTGTCATCACAAGAACCTCATCACCCTCATTTCTGATCCCTTCACCATCTTCCCTATTCCGTGCTCCCAATTACGCCACAGTCACAGAAACCCCGGAAATACAATCCTTTACGGTGAATTACCTCGTCAACAATTGTGGGTTCCTCCCAGATTCGGCTCTTAAAGCTTCAAAATACGTACTTTTTAAGACTCCAGAGAAACCCGACTCAGTCATCGCACTCTTCAGGAGCTTCGGTTTCTCAGATTTGCAGATTCACAATGTCATTCGGAAATCGCCCGGGATTCTCGTCAGCAAACCCAAAGAGACCATCTTGCCCAAGCTCGAGTTCCTCATCTCCAAAGGTGCTTCAAAATCACAACTTGCCCGCATCATCGATCTCAACCCTCTAATCTTGAAAAGAAGCTTAGAGAAACACCTGATCCCCGCTTTCGATTTGTTGAACAATTTCATTCGTTCTGAAGAAAGGACCGTTGCTTCTATCTTACGTGCTGGCCAAATTTTAACTTCTTCTAGGTCGCTTCGAAATATTAACATGTTGGTTGATATAGGGGTCCGGGAGAAAAGCATGGCAAGGCTAATTCGCCAGTGGCCTTGGTTGCTTATATGCAATTCTGAAGTTCGCCTTAAGAGTATGGTAGATGAAGTCATTAAAATGGGGGTTGATCCCAACAAGGCTAATTTTGTTCCTGCATTGTATGCTACGTATCTTCCAAAGTCCATGTGGGATAAGAAGGTTGAGTTGTTCAAGAGGTTTGGATTAACTGACGACAACATTCTTGAGGCGTTTGTGAAGCACTCTTGCTGTATGTTGATATCTATGCAGAAAACTGAGGCCTGCATTGAATTCTTTGTCAAAGAACTCAGTTGGAAGCCTGTTGATGTCACCAATTATCCGGTTCTTCTCTCGCTGAATTTGGAGAAAAGGGTTGTTCCGAGGGCTGCTGTCATGAAGATTCTTATGGCCAATGGTGCCATTAGCAGTGGTAAGCATTTGTTAGCATATACTGCTTCGGAAGAGAGGTTCTTTAAGAAGTATGTGAATCGTGGTAAGGATCAAGCACCGGAGTTATTGAAGCTGTATCGGGAGAAAATGAATCTTCCAGTAATGGATAGTAAATTGAAGTCTTGA